In a genomic window of Streptococcus mitis NCTC 12261:
- a CDS encoding tetratricopeptide repeat protein, which yields MNNSQQMLQALEEQDLVKAEHYFVKALENDPSDLLYELATYLEGIGFYPQAKEIYLKIVEDFPEVNLNLATIASEDGQIEEAFAYLEEFQADSDWYVSALALKADLYQLEGLTDVAREKLLEALSYSEDPLLILGLAELDSELENYQEAIQGYAQLDNRTIYEQTGISTYQRIGFAYAQLGKFETATEFLEKALELEYDDLTAFELASLYFDREEYQKAVLYFKQLDTISPDFEGYEYGYSQALHKEHQVQEALRIAKQGLEKNPFETRLLLAASQFSYELHDASGAENYLLTAKEDAEDTEEILLRLATIYLEQERYEDILDLQNDEPENLLTKWMIARSYQEMDDLDTAYEHYQELAGDLKDNPEFLEHYIYLLRELGYFEEAKVNAQTYLKLVPDDVQMQELFERL from the coding sequence GTGAACAATAGTCAACAGATGTTACAGGCTTTGGAAGAGCAAGATTTAGTTAAGGCAGAACATTATTTCGTCAAAGCTTTAGAAAATGATCCAAGTGACCTTCTGTATGAGTTAGCCACCTATCTAGAAGGGATTGGTTTTTATCCTCAGGCCAAGGAAATTTACCTGAAAATCGTAGAAGATTTTCCAGAGGTTAATCTTAATCTAGCAACTATTGCTAGCGAGGATGGTCAAATCGAGGAAGCATTTGCCTACCTTGAGGAATTCCAAGCTGACAGTGACTGGTATGTTTCGGCTTTGGCACTTAAGGCAGACCTTTACCAGTTGGAAGGTTTGACAGATGTGGCGCGTGAGAAATTGCTGGAGGCTTTGAGTTATTCAGAGGATCCTCTCTTGATATTGGGATTAGCAGAGTTGGATAGTGAGTTGGAAAATTATCAAGAGGCCATTCAAGGCTATGCTCAGTTAGATAATCGTACTATTTATGAGCAAACAGGCATTTCTACCTATCAACGGATTGGCTTTGCCTATGCACAGTTAGGGAAATTTGAAACGGCTACAGAGTTTTTAGAAAAAGCCCTAGAGTTAGAATACGATGACCTAACAGCTTTTGAGTTGGCTAGTCTTTACTTTGATCGAGAAGAATACCAAAAAGCTGTCCTCTACTTTAAGCAGCTTGATACCATTTCTCCTGACTTTGAAGGCTATGAGTATGGTTATAGTCAGGCCTTGCATAAGGAACATCAGGTTCAAGAAGCCCTGCGTATCGCTAAGCAAGGCTTGGAGAAAAATCCCTTTGAAACTCGTCTCTTGCTAGCTGCTTCACAATTCTCTTATGAACTGCATGATGCCAGTGGTGCAGAAAACTACCTCCTTACTGCAAAAGAAGATGCTGAGGATACGGAAGAAATCTTACTTCGTCTAGCCACAATTTATCTAGAACAGGAACGTTATGAGGACATTCTAGACTTGCAAAATGATGAGCCAGAGAATCTTTTGACCAAGTGGATGATTGCTCGTTCTTATCAAGAAATGGACGATTTAGATACCGCCTACGAGCATTATCAAGAGTTGGCAGGAGATTTAAAGGACAATCCAGAGTTTCTGGAACACTATATCTATCTCTTGCGTGAATTGGGCTACTTTGAGGAAGCCAAAGTCAATGCTCAAACTTACTTAAAACTAGTTCCAGATGATGTACAAATGCAAGAACTATTTGAGAGATTGTAA
- a CDS encoding AI-2E family transporter: MEQKEKHFSLSWFFKWFLDNKAITVFLVTLLLGLNLFILSKISFLFSPVLDFLAVVMLPVILSGLLYYLLNPIVDWMEKHKVNRVIAISIVFVIIALFIIWGLAVAIPNLQRQVLTFARNVPIYLEDADRVIDDLVTKRLPDDFRPQLEQVLTNFSSQATVWASKVSSQAVNWVSAFISGASQVIVALIIVPFMLFYLLRDGKGLRHYLTQFMPTKLKEPVGQVLSDVNQQLSNYVRGQVTVAIIVAVMFMIFFKIIGLRYAVTLGVTAGILNLVPYLGSFLAMLPALVLGLIAGPVMLLKVVIVFIVEQTIEGRFVSPLILGSQLNIHPINVLFVLLTSGSMFGIWGVLLGIPVYASAKVVISAIFEWYKVVSGLYELEGEEVKSEQ, translated from the coding sequence ATGGAACAAAAAGAGAAACATTTTAGCCTATCTTGGTTTTTCAAGTGGTTTTTGGACAACAAGGCCATTACGGTATTTTTGGTAACCTTATTATTGGGACTCAATCTTTTTATTTTAAGTAAGATTAGTTTTCTATTTTCACCTGTTTTGGACTTTTTAGCAGTTGTGATGTTGCCAGTCATTTTATCTGGCCTGCTATATTATTTATTGAATCCCATTGTTGATTGGATGGAAAAACACAAAGTCAATCGTGTCATAGCCATCAGTATTGTCTTTGTCATTATTGCACTCTTTATCATTTGGGGCTTGGCAGTAGCTATTCCAAATCTACAACGTCAAGTTTTAACATTTGCAAGAAATGTACCAATCTACCTTGAAGATGCAGATAGAGTTATTGATGATTTGGTAACCAAGCGTTTACCAGATGATTTCAGACCTCAGTTAGAACAAGTTTTGACAAACTTTTCAAGTCAGGCTACAGTTTGGGCAAGTAAAGTTTCTTCTCAGGCAGTCAACTGGGTAAGTGCCTTTATTAGCGGTGCTTCTCAAGTGATTGTTGCCTTGATTATCGTTCCGTTCATGCTCTTTTATCTCTTACGTGATGGAAAAGGCCTACGTCACTATTTGACCCAATTCATGCCAACGAAATTGAAAGAACCTGTTGGGCAGGTTTTATCAGATGTGAATCAACAGTTGTCCAACTATGTTCGAGGACAAGTAACAGTGGCTATTATTGTTGCGGTAATGTTTATGATTTTCTTCAAGATTATTGGTCTACGTTATGCAGTTACTTTGGGGGTTACTGCTGGTATTTTAAATCTGGTTCCTTATTTGGGTAGCTTCTTAGCCATGCTTCCTGCCCTAGTATTGGGCTTGATTGCTGGGCCAGTCATGCTTTTAAAAGTAGTGATTGTCTTTATCGTAGAACAAACTATTGAAGGCCGTTTTGTCTCTCCATTGATTTTGGGAAGTCAATTAAACATCCATCCCATTAATGTTCTCTTTGTTTTATTAACTTCAGGATCCATGTTTGGTATCTGGGGAGTTTTACTCGGTATTCCGGTTTATGCTTCTGCTAAAGTTGTCATTTCAGCCATTTTCGAATGGTATAAGGTAGTCAGTGGCCTATATGAACTAGAAGGAGAGGAAGTAAAGAGTGAACAATAG
- a CDS encoding lactonase family protein has product MKETVYFGTYTRRTSQGIYKADFDTETGQLSNLELFAAEPSPTYLAFDQHQHLYTVGSQDDKGGIAAYQTDGTLLNHVVEEGAPHCYVAVDEKRDLVYAANYHKGQVLVYKRQEDGRLLLSDVDQHSGQGPHENQASPHVHFTDLTPDHYLVTCDLGTDQVITYDLDQEGKLSKLYTYHSQPGAGSRHIIFHNHYKIAYLICELNSTIEVLIYDGVGEFERMQVISTLPEGYEGFNGTAAIRLSKDGKYLYASNRGHDSIAVYTILADGSLELLEIVPTHGQTPRDFDLTPDQEFVIAIHQDSDNATVFKRNPETGRLAELSNDFHVPEAVCISFAP; this is encoded by the coding sequence ATGAAAGAAACTGTTTATTTTGGAACTTACACACGTCGAACTTCCCAAGGGATTTACAAGGCAGACTTTGATACAGAAACTGGGCAGCTTTCAAATCTAGAACTTTTTGCAGCTGAACCAAGTCCAACCTACCTTGCCTTTGACCAGCACCAACATTTATACACTGTTGGTAGTCAAGATGATAAGGGGGGAATTGCAGCCTATCAAACTGATGGAACCTTATTAAATCATGTCGTGGAAGAAGGAGCTCCCCACTGTTATGTTGCCGTTGATGAAAAGCGTGATTTGGTTTACGCGGCAAACTACCACAAGGGACAGGTCCTTGTTTATAAACGTCAGGAAGATGGTCGCCTTCTACTTAGCGATGTGGATCAACACAGTGGCCAAGGTCCGCATGAGAATCAAGCTTCTCCCCACGTTCACTTTACAGATTTAACACCTGACCACTATCTAGTGACCTGTGATTTGGGTACTGACCAAGTCATCACCTATGACCTTGATCAAGAAGGAAAATTATCTAAACTCTATACCTATCATAGCCAGCCAGGAGCAGGCTCACGCCATATTATTTTCCATAACCACTATAAAATTGCTTATCTGATTTGTGAACTCAATAGCACTATCGAAGTTTTAATCTACGATGGTGTTGGCGAATTTGAACGCATGCAAGTTATTTCAACTCTACCAGAAGGTTACGAAGGTTTTAATGGAACTGCTGCTATTCGTCTCTCTAAAGATGGTAAATACCTCTACGCTTCTAACCGTGGTCATGATTCTATAGCAGTATATACAATTCTTGCAGACGGTAGCTTAGAGTTGTTAGAAATCGTTCCGACTCATGGTCAGACTCCACGTGATTTTGATTTGACACCAGATCAAGAATTTGTCATTGCTATCCATCAAGACTCTGACAATGCAACCGTCTTTAAACGCAATCCTGAAACTGGTCGTCTAGCAGAACTTTCCAACGACTTCCATGTCCCAGAAGCAGTCTGCATCAGTTTTGCCCCTTAA
- a CDS encoding F0F1 ATP synthase subunit epsilon produces the protein MAQLTVQIVTPDGLVYDHHASFVSVRTLDGEMGILPRHENMIAVLAVDEVKVKRVDDENHVNWIAVNGGVIEVANGVITIVADSAERARDIDVSRAERAKLRAEREIEEAQDKHLIDQERRAKIALQRAINRINVGNRL, from the coding sequence ATGGCTCAGTTAACTGTCCAGATCGTGACACCAGATGGTCTCGTCTATGATCACCATGCCAGCTTTGTATCAGTTCGAACTCTGGATGGTGAGATGGGAATCTTGCCACGACATGAAAATATGATTGCAGTTTTAGCAGTAGATGAGGTTAAGGTTAAACGTGTAGATGATGAAAATCACGTGAACTGGATTGCAGTAAACGGAGGTGTTATCGAAGTTGCCAATGGCGTTATCACAATTGTTGCTGACTCTGCAGAACGTGCTCGTGATATCGACGTTAGTCGTGCAGAACGTGCCAAACTTCGAGCAGAGCGTGAAATTGAAGAAGCACAAGACAAACACTTGATTGACCAAGAACGTCGTGCGAAGATTGCACTGCAGCGTGCCATTAACCGTATTAATGTCGGAAATAGACTATAA